From Oscillospiraceae bacterium, the proteins below share one genomic window:
- a CDS encoding helix-turn-helix transcriptional regulator has protein sequence MNYRERMRALREDKDLTQTQVAKIINKSQQGYNHIEIGRAELKIEDLIKLCDFYKVSADYFIGRKEK, from the coding sequence ATGAATTATCGTGAACGAATGCGTGCCTTAAGAGAGGATAAAGACTTAACACAGACACAAGTTGCAAAAATAATTAACAAATCACAGCAAGGCTATAATCATATTGAAATAGGCAGAGCTGAACTTAAAATTGAAGATTTAATTAAACTATGTGATTTTTATAAAGTGTCCGCTGATTATTTTATAGGTAGAAAAGAAAAATAG